A single region of the [Limnothrix rosea] IAM M-220 genome encodes:
- a CDS encoding agmatine/peptidylarginine deiminase: MAGSFILSCAPNQLYRQAAIGQFFMPDEGQENVRTWMAFVANDYIWSRKQIPEVKRNLALIATTIAKYEPVSILVSPKDFAEAQQVFGDFNQYDHAIELIQFQLDDLWLRDTGPTFVFDSQGQKYGINFNFNGWGGKQQSAYDAMVADFITSTVDATAIASNLVLEGGSFEIDGHGMAILTRSSVLNKNRNQNIDEAIVEKELKTLLGIKKIIWLEGIKGKDITDGHVDFYARFARQGEVFVSRDNYPQSHDYQVTRQNIEVLQNATDLGGNPLKVTVIDAPAVINERFGVRDFAAGYLGYYLCNGAVIMQKFGDRAADQKAKEILAQAFPDRVIEQIAIDGIASGGGSVHCATQQEPAMPSGPLDSE; the protein is encoded by the coding sequence ATGGCAGGCAGTTTTATCCTGAGTTGTGCCCCTAACCAGCTCTATCGTCAGGCGGCCATTGGACAGTTCTTTATGCCCGATGAAGGTCAGGAAAATGTGCGGACATGGATGGCTTTCGTTGCCAATGACTACATTTGGTCAAGGAAACAAATTCCTGAAGTTAAACGAAATCTCGCGTTGATTGCGACGACGATCGCGAAATATGAGCCTGTGTCGATTTTGGTTTCTCCTAAAGATTTTGCGGAGGCACAGCAAGTCTTCGGAGACTTCAACCAATATGACCATGCCATCGAACTAATCCAATTTCAACTTGATGATCTTTGGTTACGGGACACAGGGCCGACCTTTGTGTTTGATAGTCAGGGGCAAAAATATGGCATAAATTTTAACTTTAATGGCTGGGGTGGTAAGCAACAATCGGCCTATGATGCCATGGTGGCTGACTTTATTACGAGTACGGTGGATGCCACGGCGATCGCCTCAAATCTTGTCCTCGAAGGTGGCTCCTTTGAAATCGACGGTCACGGCATGGCTATTTTGACGAGAAGCTCTGTCTTAAATAAAAATCGCAATCAAAATATCGACGAAGCGATTGTCGAAAAGGAACTAAAAACTTTACTTGGCATCAAAAAAATCATTTGGCTAGAGGGCATTAAGGGCAAAGATATTACCGATGGTCACGTTGACTTCTATGCACGATTTGCTCGACAGGGAGAGGTTTTCGTGAGCCGCGATAATTATCCGCAATCCCATGATTATCAAGTAACGCGGCAAAATATTGAGGTGCTGCAAAATGCCACTGACCTTGGGGGAAATCCCCTAAAAGTCACGGTTATTGATGCTCCGGCTGTCATCAACGAAAGGTTTGGGGTGCGTGATTTTGCGGCGGGCTATCTTGGTTACTACCTTTGTAATGGGGCGGTGATCATGCAAAAGTTTGGCGATCGCGCGGCTGATCAAAAAGCCAAAGAGATCCTTGCTCAAGCTTTCCCTGATCGAGTCATTGAGCAAATTGCCATTGATGGGATCGCCTCCGGTGGCGGTAGTGTCCACTGTGCGACTCAGCAGGAGCCGGCAATGCCTAGTGGGCCCCTAGACAGTGAGTAA